DNA from Pelagibacterium nitratireducens:
GCCTATCTTTTGGGGAGCTTTGTGCGCGGGGCCATCCGCCACACGATCAAGCGCCGCCGGCTCGATCCGACGCCGATCGAGGATAGCGAATACGCCTGGATCGCGGATATGTGCTGGAAGGCCGTGGCGCGGGATTAAAGCCGTCCAGCCTCGATGATGCGCTGCAGGAATTTCTGCGTGCGGGGGTTCTGGGGGTTCGAGAACAGGGTTTTGGGTTCGGCTTCTTCCACGATGCGGCCGCCGTCGAGAAAGCAGACGCGGTCGGCGACGTCGCGGGCGAAACCCATTTCGTGGGTGACGATGACCATGGTCATGCCATCGGATTTGAGCCGGCGGATGATGGCGAGCACCTCGCCGACCAGTTCGGGATCGAGCGCGGCGGTCACCTCATCGAACAGCATGACCTCGGGCTGGGTGGCCAAGGCGCGTACGATGGCGACGCGCTGTTGCTGGCCGCCCGAGAGCTGTTCGGGATAGGCGTTCTCGAACTCGGCCATGCCGAAGGCGGTGAGCAGTTCGCGGGCGGTGGCCTGCGCCTCGGACCTTGAAATGCCGTGGACCTTGAGCGGGGCCAGGGTGATGTTTTCCATCACGCTCATATGGGGAAAGAGGTTGTAGGACTGGAAGACGATGCCGATCCTGCGATAGACGCCATTGCGGCCCCAGGAGGGGTCTTCGAGGGATTTTCCGTCCAGTGCGATGGTGCCGTGATCGAATTCGGTCAGCCGGTTGATGCAGCGCAGAAGGGTCGACTTGCCCGACCCCGAGGCGCCGATCAGGCACACGACCTCGTGGGGGGCAATGGCGAGATTGATGTCGTCGAGAACGAGGGTCTCACCATAATATTTGGTGAGACCGGAAATGGTTATGCGGTCGTTGGTCAAGAGGCCCCCTGCAGGCGGCGCTGACGGTCTCTTTTTGTCAGGTAGTCGGTGAGGCGGGCCATCGGGATGGTCGCAACAAGGAACAGCAGCGCGGCGGCAATCAGCGAAGAATAGTTGAAGGTCTGGGCGGTGTAGATCTGGGCCTCGCGGACAGCGTCGCGCACGCCGATGACCGAAAGCAGCGCCACGTCCTTTTGCAGGGCGACGGCGAGGTTGAGGAGCACGGGCATAACGTTGCGAATGGCCTGGGGCAGGATGGCGTAGCGCATGGTCTGCCATTGGGAGAGGCCAAGGGCTCTGGCGGCGGCACCCTGGCCGTCATGGACGGCCTCGATGCCGGAGCGATAGATTTCGGCCGAATAGGCGGCGTAGGAAACCACCATGGCGGTGGCGCCCCAGAACAGCGCCGAATTGGGCAAGCCCGGAAGGTTGAGTGCCGGAATGCCGAAGCCGAAGATCAAGACAAGCAAAAGGACCGGCAGACCGCGGAAGAGGTCGATATAGACCACTGTAAACACCCGCAGCGGCGCGAACCACGGACCGGTCAGCGAGCGGAACAGGGCGAGAACCAGCCCCCACGCCATGATGGCGAACAGGCAGATCACCCAGACCTGAAGATTGAGCCAGAAGCCGCGCAGCACCTGGGGGAACGATACCGCCATGGCATTGAGATCGAAAAACTGCCGCGCGATGCGAGGCCATTGTTCGGCCGAGGTCACGGCATAGGCGATGGCGCCGAAAACGACGGCGACCATGACAATCGAGATGATGGCGGGCAGGTAGCG
Protein-coding regions in this window:
- a CDS encoding amino acid ABC transporter permease — encoded protein: MSSGLPPQGIDTDAAPQPGPRRPLPPAKKKLRARDRYLPAIISIVMVAVVFGAIAYAVTSAEQWPRIARQFFDLNAMAVSFPQVLRGFWLNLQVWVICLFAIMAWGLVLALFRSLTGPWFAPLRVFTVVYIDLFRGLPVLLLVLIFGFGIPALNLPGLPNSALFWGATAMVVSYAAYSAEIYRSGIEAVHDGQGAAARALGLSQWQTMRYAILPQAIRNVMPVLLNLAVALQKDVALLSVIGVRDAVREAQIYTAQTFNYSSLIAAALLFLVATIPMARLTDYLTKRDRQRRLQGAS
- a CDS encoding amino acid ABC transporter ATP-binding protein — its product is MTNDRITISGLTKYYGETLVLDDINLAIAPHEVVCLIGASGSGKSTLLRCINRLTEFDHGTIALDGKSLEDPSWGRNGVYRRIGIVFQSYNLFPHMSVMENITLAPLKVHGISRSEAQATARELLTAFGMAEFENAYPEQLSGGQQQRVAIVRALATQPEVMLFDEVTAALDPELVGEVLAIIRRLKSDGMTMVIVTHEMGFARDVADRVCFLDGGRIVEEAEPKTLFSNPQNPRTQKFLQRIIEAGRL